The segment CAAGAGGTGTGATACCGTTTCGCTCTCCGATACCGAGCTACGAAGGGTCACGTTAGCTCAAGTGTTCAGAAGAAatggaagatgaaagaagcTCACAATGGATGTGTCGACGTGTGTGGCACCGGCCTCGAGGGCAGAGTAGGCGTTGGCGATGGCTGCAGTACAAGAAGGCTAGTCAGTGTCTGGTCTATGCTCTGAGTCACGAGCGGCAAACTCACCACAACCAGTGTCGTTGTGGAAATGAGTCTCAATATCACAGCTGACAACACCTCGCAGAGTTCTGACGAGGTCGTAGACCTGTCGGGCATCGGCACATCCGACAGTGTCGGCAACACCGACTCGGTTGACACCGATCTTGTCGACTGTTCGGTagatggagagaagatcgacgagctcgGATCGGAAAGAGTCTTCTGAGGAGAATCGGATCTCGATACCCTTGGACTTGACGAATTCGATGACTTCGATAGCCCTGCAAGAGTGACATGTAAGTTCAATCCAGATAGTAATGCAGACATGGCGCTCACTTCTTGGTGATCCAGGTCATGTCCTTGCCGTGAGAGTGCTCCCtcaagaaagaagaggtacCAAtgacgacatcgacaccgTCAACACCTGAGAGATGATCGCATACGTCAATAAAAACTCTGCGTAATCGAATAATGGCAGAGTCCGTCGTGCACTCACCAGTCTCAACGGCCAATCGAGCGTCGTCCATGTGACATCTGATGTGTGTCAAGATCTTGGTCCTCTTGAGACCGAGCTTGCAGATAGCCTCGCAATGGGCCTTGGATTCAGGTGAGGCGGCGGGGGAGGTGAGCTCAATGTACTCGACACCGAACTCGTCGAGCCTGAGTAGCGGGAGAAGAGAATCAGTATCCGAACAAGTAGAAATATGCGCTTGCACTGTGCACAAGACAATGGTACGGATAACCGAGGACATAAAGGTGTATGAAGGTGGATCCGCATGAGGTGATAGCAGCATTGAGTGACTGaagtcacactcacatcttggcgatcttgatcttggtctCGAGAGTAAAGAAGGCGTTGGCGAACTGTTCACCCTCTGCGAAAAGATAAGCGAATTGTCAGCTAACATTTCTACGCGCCAAGGTTTTGCCCAGAGGAgaggtagctcacctctcaaTGTACTCTCGATGATCTAGATTGATGGAAAACAACATCAGTCTCCCTCCGCTCAACGATCCTTCTAGTGTCAGGATAGATATCCGAcgctactcaccttccagtTACTCGTGTTGCTCAAAAAGTCGGAAGCACGACCGTAAACGCCCTTGTGGCTCTTGACCGCAGGAGGTTGTTGAGTCGAGGACTCGTTCACAGCTTCGGCATGGCcgttggaggtggacgagatgtgaggtgtggtggtgtcgatggcgaccatctcttcgtcgGCTGCGACACCGTTACCGTTGGCAACGATAGGCTGATCAGGTGGTGGGCACATTTTTGGCGTAGTTGGGCGATGGGTGTTAGGTGTTGTAGTTGTTGTTTCAAGTGTTCGCGATGCTGTGTATTGATGGTTGCGATTGCGCGTGAGTGTCTAATGTGGGATTGGACTTTTGATATATATGTGTATGAGTCCTTTTTTATGTAGTTGTGATGAGTGATTGCAAGTTACAAACCAATCGCCTGAATGACTTTTGAATTCATTTTCGAGTCACATCCTACCTATCCTTCCTTCACTCCACTAATGACGCCTAAACTCTACGTATTtttttcctttcctcttgaTTTATCAGGGTCATCAGTCAAAGATCTCGGTAACCAATTCCGATCGAGAATTGCCACAACGGGTAAATATCATGAACCCCTTCAGATACCGTCGATTACACAAGTCACAGTATGTTGTTACATGCACCTCCACTACTGCTATAAACATGACTTCCTTGCttacttcttccccttcttcttcgcagcactgcccttctcctccgcctttcGTTTCCCACCCGCACTAgctttcccatctttccccTTGGCAGGTGCACTACCCTCCTTAGGCTTCACGGTAAAGAACCCATCCAGTCGTCCTTGTTGCTTTGCAGCCAACATTTTACTCAGCTTGGCAGCTCCTGCTCGTACTCGATCCTCACTGCGAGGTTACaactttgtcagctttgtttGGTTTCATATGTATGGagcagactcacttgaagcCTTTATCTCTGCACAAGAACTCGACCAAACCATCCGTATCCGGAGCTTTCCAATCGAGCTGAACAGAGGCGCCACACGGGTCAGCGTTAGACTCGACGTAGACAACAGAACAGGGTCAGACCCACCTCCAAATCATCTCCTTTCACAACGTCCGGCGTGATAAACAATTGCTTCGCCTCCTCCCACGGCCAATAATCAGGAATGATCATCCCCGCACTCGtaaccttcttcttcttcttcgccggtGATTTCTTAACCGGACTACTGTGCACTGGcacctcttctccgtcagAGTTGACCATCATCCCTCCgccaccttcttcactctccctaTCTgagtcgtcatcatcgtgatCTTGGATGATGTGTTTGTTCTCCGCCGCCTtttcttccatcttgccaCGAATAAACTCAACAACCTTGCCAAGCGATCCGTGCTCTCGTATCAGCTTGAGAGCCGTTTTGGGTCCGATACCTTTGCATGGTTCGAGGTAGTCGCAGCCGAGCAAGATACACAGCTCAATGAACTGATGTACAGGGTTCATTGTCAGCATGTAATACCAACGCTTCTGTGGaataactcacctgatccatGCTCATCTCTAGATCTTGCAACGCGACATCAAGGTTGATCTCAGATATTGGCATCTTCTTAGCCTCGCTGAAAGTCAAATGTCGAAGGAGAATTGGTGAATGGAACGTCAGGGTGTCCATATCTTCTGAGCCCGCTGCGTAGACCTATACAAGCAGATTAGCGATGTTTGCTAGGCAGGTTTTAAGACGAGATCACATACCTTGCCCGCACGAGCCAACTCCGCACATTgcgcctctgcttctcccgGAGCCTATAGGATTCGTCAGATCTGAATTTCGCCGCCGGCCCAGACTCGCAGAACTCACTGTCACAACGGGGATACCCATCAGGGATAACAGCCTCTTGCACTCCTCATTATGTTCCTTCGTCACCCTGACTTGTCTTCTCGCAAGCTTATCAATGTCCTCGGCGGTACCTGCAGGAACCAACGTCAGTGTCCCGATCTGAGCATTTAATCGCCTAGTTGTAAAATGCCtccccactcaccagtctcctttgcttcttcctctccttctttcgcttcctcTCGCTTCGCGAATCGTTTTGCCAGCTGATATCTCGTTAGCCAGTGCTCGTTATGAAGTCAACAATCGGAAAACTCACCACACCACCTTTCAATTCTGGCGGTTTTCCATCAAAGATGTAACACGGTTTGATACCATGATCGACCATTCGGATTGTTCGGTAGAAGAAACCCATCAGATGACTACGAGAGTGAACTTGTAGTTTAGGCGAGGTCCTCAACACGGCTTTGCTCGAGCAGGAGACaggtactcaccttgtcacaTCTCCGCTTTCGTTCATCAACATTTGACCATCTTGTTGTCGCACAGCGATGAGGAATTGGTAGATCGACCTGAGTTCAAAGACATTAGTATGGAGCGAACCAAAGACACAGATTGGGTTGCAGGGGATCTTCAGTACGGGAGGAATGTGGTATGGCAACTATGtgaaggaagtggaaaggTGACGGGGAGACTATATATACTCACATAGAAGCGTCAATAGCGACCTTTCGACCGAACAGCTATGCAGATCACATATATATCAGCTACGACTATTGATACTCTCAAATGGGGCATAGCTGACCGTCTTCATGTCGTGGTCCTTCATACAACGAGGAGCATTCTCGCTCAGCAGACCCGTGAGGCCTGGAGAGTGTTGACAGTCAGCTTCACGTGCGTAGAGACGTTTCATCTGCATAAATCAGCTATGCTCACCTTTAATACCCATTTCGTTTGTACTCTCGTCTGTATGTGGTCAAATGAAGTAGTTGACAGTAGACTAGCTTTAGAATGTGAGGTCGTGGTCGAAACAACAAATGATAGGCGCAGTTGCTGTAATGTAATTAGACGTGACGCAACATTGAATTTGACTGACCCGCCATCAGGTCAATCAATGTCCATCAATCGACGCGCAGGGTCTAACGTGTGCCAGATCGAGTGGAGGTATTCTCACAAGAAAGGCGCGAGAGGTGAAGAGTTTTGACTTTTGGTGGTAGGCACGTTAAGTAGGCCCGCGTGTTTCGACATCCGTTTCTTTACTCCGTGGACCCTGTCTTTCGCCAAACGAACCGTTGGGTCTCGTTGTCGACTGTAGTCTTCACCATCTAACATAGCTTGCTCAGATCATTCTTGCTCATATAACAATACCCAAAACACCTCTCACAAAATGGCTTCCATCCTTCGTCTCTCCGTGAGTACAAGTTTTTAACGACATAGACCCAAcaaggagggggaggactCCGCTTTGAGATGGGACGAATGGAATACTGATGAAATCGCTTTTCCCACATGTATTAGGCTCAAAGGGTCGCTCCTACTTTCACTCGATCTTTCACCGTTTCCGCCGTGAAGATGGGTAAGTGCGGTCGTCCTCCCATGCCCAagtggtggagagagagaagacggagTATCACAACGGAGTTCTGATTGAGGATCTGCGGGAGATGGAACTCGGCCGAATGGCGTGTGGTGTGTGGGGTGTGATCACAATACTGATCTTTGTCGCTTTTTCCAGACCTCGTTCAGGACTTGTACATCAACCAGCTCAAGGCTTACAAGCCCGCTCCCAAGGTATGTTCAGACGTCATTGATGGAAATGCGCTGTTGTATCGGTGCTAACAAGGTGTATATCCGTCTCTTTCTTCGATTGTTCCTTCCAATCATCTTTACGTGTAACGCATACTCCTCAACTTTGTCTCGATAACGCCTTGGCTTCACTACCCTACCACGTTGACCTTGCTCTCCTCGCACCCTCCCTACTCGCTCTTTTGGGTTCAACCTGGTTCAACCTCCCCCCACCCACCAACAGGACCAAAACGCTCACGTTGGAGCTGTCCGATCTTTCTCCGCTCCTAAAGCCCCCACAgccccttctctccctacCGACCTCGCTTCCGAACTTTCCAAATTCGACGCTGAGGAGCCCACtatcggtggtgg is part of the Kwoniella shandongensis chromosome 12, complete sequence genome and harbors:
- a CDS encoding homocitrate synthase, mitochondrial: MCPPPDQPIVANGNGVAADEEMVAIDTTTPHISSTSNGHAEAVNESSTQQPPAVKSHKGVYGRASDFLSNTSNWKIIESTLREGEQFANAFFTLETKIKIAKMLDEFGVEYIELTSPAASPESKAHCEAICKLGLKRTKILTHIRCHMDDARLAVETGVDGVDVVIGTSSFLREHSHGKDMTWITKKAIEVIEFVKSKGIEIRFSSEDSFRSELVDLLSIYRTVDKIGVNRVGVADTVGCADARQVYDLVRTLRGVVSCDIETHFHNDTGCAIANAYSALEAGATHVDTSILGIGERNGITPLGGLIARMMVADPEYVKSKYNLSMLRELENVVAEAVEIQVPFNNYITGFCAFTHKAGIHAKAILANPSTYEILNPADFGMTRYVSIGHRLTGWNAVKSRVEQLNLQMTDEQIKDATAKIKELADIKTQSMEDVDMILRIYHTGIKTGDLKVGQSAVLDKLLEKHMPSRDTSPSGKSANGVNGTPAKRQRVGEPSA
- a CDS encoding flap endonuclease 1, which translates into the protein MGIKGLTGLLSENAPRCMKDHDMKTLFGRKVAIDASMSIYQFLIAVRQQDGQMLMNESGDVTSHLMGFFYRTIRMVDHGIKPCYIFDGKPPELKGGVLAKRFAKREEAKEGEEEAKETGTAEDIDKLARRQVRVTKEHNEECKRLLSLMGIPVVTAPGEAEAQCAELARAGKVYAAGSEDMDTLTFHSPILLRHLTFSEAKKMPISEINLDVALQDLEMSMDQFIELCILLGCDYLEPCKGIGPKTALKLIREHGSLGKVVEFIRGKMEEKAAENKHIIQDHDDDDSDRESEEGGGGMMVNSDGEEVPVHSSPVKKSPAKKKKKVTSAGMIIPDYWPWEEAKQLFITPDVVKGDDLELDWKAPDTDGLVEFLCRDKGFNEDRVRAGAAKLSKMLAAKQQGRLDGFFTVKPKEGSAPAKGKDGKASAGGKRKAEEKGSAAKKKGKK